One region of uncultured Sulfurimonas sp. genomic DNA includes:
- a CDS encoding EAL domain-containing protein, whose amino-acid sequence MKKNEYERLKAIAIEKLESSSIVVSEDFLGKDLEELIQINEIYQAELEAQNDELQTHILSLEEAQNELEVLFTLAPVAYTLMTTNFHVLRANEKVFSMFSSLHFLSKNVPFYTHIYKNHLTKFLDWINNEKKEDEPLEILLKTKDGLRYCSLRYHKWSKHDSDTFLLSIIDIHAQKEENDRFKALFENTQQGVVYFDKNGVIVDVNETALDIIEEDSCILKKHNEISWTFLDEDEQSISSEDIPFNKAIKTKEIQKASVFAIYKSLTKKTIWLKMEAIPHFSLENKELIGVFCIFTDVTKEYILDKELKKQLKNFKTLGNNIPDVILRIDEKQQILFANKKASEFFNLDYISLDEIKFSEFSIFKNEESKNIILVLNDLNKLNNPITYSLSCKINNSNKNYFIRIIPEKTEVAKKTFLIIIEDITERIESEDMYNQLFFHASDAIILTDYNSGKIKSINNKASILLGIEQDDLKTLSSSDIFATFQNEAQYSSHIKALESFGVDSYEIKRKLKDNQFQYLKVYCTLIDIGNHMYHQSIIHDLTEHKLLELQLKQRSNVFEHTIEGIMITELNGSVISVNDAFTKITGYTREDVIGKKPELLKSGKQGDEFYKKMWEDINNNGLFKGEIWNKKKDGTIYPEWLAISTIYDDNNKAIQYVAVFSDFSEIKKTQHKLQNLAHYDTLTKLPNRLLLNERIAQFIKLSKRHKSQFAVLFIDLDRFKQINDTYGHETGDKVLKTTSERLKSVVRESDVVSRLGGDEFIVVLNEITNLKNIHKVAKNILNKLQLPFTINNHNHYITCSIGISVYPEDTQKDDIDILIKHADIAMYESKAAGKNIYSMFSQNMADSVKKMSNLHNDLNLALLNKEFYLTYQPQYNVVKNKIVGFESLIRWKHPIKGEVFPDEFIPYAEESQMIIPIGEWVMEQVIEDYYKIHKLLKKNFTIAVNVSHVQINEDFINMLEALIAKHKNFVNIIAIEITETTAMQNLEDTKVIIEAIKKLGFKISLDDFGTGYSSLNSIKTLQIDELKIDRTFFKDVPGDKDDEELVSTIIAMAKIMKKNVVAEGVETTSTRDFLIERRCPIIQGYLISKPMTLEKTLEFFS is encoded by the coding sequence ATGAAAAAAAATGAATATGAGAGATTGAAAGCTATTGCAATTGAAAAATTGGAAAGTTCATCTATTGTTGTTTCAGAAGATTTTCTTGGAAAAGATTTGGAAGAACTTATACAAATCAATGAAATATATCAAGCTGAACTTGAAGCTCAAAATGATGAATTACAAACTCATATATTAAGTTTAGAAGAAGCTCAAAATGAGCTAGAAGTTTTATTTACTCTAGCACCGGTTGCTTATACTTTGATGACAACCAACTTTCATGTTCTAAGAGCAAATGAAAAAGTCTTTAGTATGTTTAGTTCTTTACATTTTCTTTCTAAAAATGTGCCTTTTTATACGCATATTTATAAAAATCATCTTACAAAATTTTTGGATTGGATAAACAACGAAAAAAAAGAAGATGAACCATTAGAGATTCTTTTAAAAACAAAAGATGGTTTAAGATATTGTAGTTTGCGTTATCATAAATGGTCTAAGCATGATAGTGATACTTTTCTTTTATCTATAATAGATATTCATGCACAAAAAGAAGAGAATGATAGATTTAAGGCTCTATTTGAAAATACACAGCAAGGTGTTGTTTATTTTGATAAAAATGGTGTTATAGTTGATGTAAATGAAACTGCTTTAGATATTATTGAAGAAGATAGTTGTATATTGAAAAAGCATAATGAAATAAGTTGGACTTTTTTGGATGAAGATGAACAATCTATTTCTTCAGAAGATATACCATTTAATAAAGCTATAAAAACAAAAGAGATACAAAAAGCTTCAGTTTTTGCTATCTATAAATCACTAACAAAGAAAACTATTTGGTTAAAAATGGAAGCTATACCTCACTTTTCTTTAGAAAATAAAGAGCTTATAGGTGTTTTTTGTATCTTTACAGATGTAACTAAAGAGTATATCCTTGATAAAGAGTTGAAAAAACAGTTGAAAAACTTTAAAACACTTGGAAATAATATACCGGATGTGATTTTAAGAATAGATGAAAAACAACAAATTTTATTTGCAAATAAAAAAGCTTCTGAATTTTTTAACTTAGATTATATCTCACTAGATGAGATTAAGTTTAGTGAGTTTTCTATATTTAAAAATGAAGAATCAAAAAATATTATTCTTGTTTTAAATGATTTAAATAAACTTAACAATCCAATTACCTACTCTCTAAGTTGCAAAATTAACAATTCCAACAAAAATTACTTTATAAGAATTATTCCAGAAAAAACAGAAGTTGCAAAAAAAACTTTTTTGATAATTATAGAAGATATTACAGAGAGAATAGAGTCTGAAGATATGTACAATCAACTCTTTTTTCATGCTTCAGATGCAATCATTTTAACAGATTATAATTCTGGAAAAATAAAATCTATTAACAACAAAGCATCTATATTATTGGGTATTGAACAAGATGATTTAAAAACTCTTTCATCAAGCGATATTTTTGCAACATTTCAAAATGAAGCGCAATACAGTTCTCATATAAAAGCTTTGGAGAGTTTTGGAGTTGATAGTTATGAGATTAAAAGAAAATTGAAAGATAATCAATTTCAGTATTTAAAAGTTTATTGCACACTTATTGATATAGGTAATCATATGTATCATCAATCAATAATCCATGATTTAACTGAACATAAATTACTTGAACTACAACTAAAACAAAGATCAAATGTTTTTGAGCATACTATAGAGGGAATTATGATTACTGAACTTAATGGTTCAGTTATTTCAGTCAATGATGCTTTTACAAAAATCACAGGATATACCAGAGAAGATGTAATTGGTAAAAAACCAGAATTACTAAAGTCAGGTAAACAAGGTGATGAATTTTACAAAAAAATGTGGGAAGACATAAATAATAATGGACTTTTTAAAGGCGAAATATGGAACAAAAAGAAAGATGGAACAATTTACCCAGAATGGCTAGCAATTTCTACTATATATGATGACAATAATAAAGCAATTCAATATGTTGCTGTTTTTTCTGATTTTTCTGAAATTAAAAAAACTCAACATAAACTTCAAAATTTAGCACATTATGACACATTAACTAAGCTTCCAAATCGCCTTTTGCTTAATGAGAGAATTGCACAATTTATAAAACTATCTAAAAGACACAAATCACAATTTGCAGTTTTATTTATTGATTTGGATAGATTTAAACAAATTAATGATACTTATGGGCATGAAACAGGAGATAAGGTTTTAAAAACAACTTCTGAGAGATTAAAAAGTGTTGTAAGAGAGAGTGATGTTGTTTCTCGTCTTGGTGGAGATGAATTTATAGTGGTTCTTAATGAAATAACAAATTTAAAAAATATTCATAAGGTCGCAAAAAATATTCTCAATAAATTGCAATTGCCATTTACTATTAACAATCATAATCATTATATTACTTGTAGTATAGGAATTAGCGTATATCCAGAAGATACTCAAAAAGATGATATTGATATATTAATTAAACATGCTGATATAGCTATGTATGAGTCTAAGGCAGCTGGTAAAAATATTTATAGTATGTTTTCTCAAAATATGGCTGATAGTGTAAAAAAAATGTCAAATTTACACAATGATTTAAATCTGGCTCTTCTTAATAAGGAATTTTATCTTACATATCAACCTCAATATAATGTGGTTAAAAATAAAATTGTTGGTTTTGAATCATTGATAAGATGGAAGCATCCAATAAAAGGAGAAGTTTTTCCAGATGAGTTTATTCCATATGCTGAAGAATCACAGATGATTATTCCTATTGGTGAGTGGGTTATGGAGCAGGTTATAGAAGATTATTATAAAATTCATAAGTTACTTAAAAAGAATTTTACTATAGCAGTTAATGTTTCTCATGTTCAAATTAATGAAGATTTTATAAATATGCTAGAAGCTCTAATTGCAAAACACAAAAATTTTGTTAACATAATTGCTATAGAGATAACAGAAACAACAGCTATGCAGAATCTTGAAGATACTAAAGTTATTATTGAAGCAATTAAAAAATTGGGATTTAAAATATCTTTGGATGATTTTGGAACTGGTTACTCATCTTTAAACTCAATTAAGACATTACAAATTGATGAGCTTAAAATTGATAGAACATTTTTTAAAGATGTTCCTGGAGATAAAGATGATGAAGAACTTGTTTCTACTATTATTGCAATGGCAAAAATTATGAAAAAAAATGTTGTGGCAGAAGGAGTTGAAACAACTTCTACAAGAGATTTTTTAATAGAGAGACGTTGCCCTATTATTCAAGGATATTTGATTTCAAAACCTATGACTTTGGAAAAAACTTTAGAATTTTTTAGTTAA
- a CDS encoding chemotaxis protein CheB, with translation MGLNEMKKNDITIIGIGASAGGLEALQIFISNLPSKSNMAYIIAQHLSPTYKSLMVELLAKGTNLSVLEASNGLLVKPNTIYVCPPDENIFLDGNTILLAKPKINWHGPKPSVDLFFESLAESKQDKSIGIILSGTGSDGSRGVRAIKAAAGFTIVQEPKSAKYDGMPNSAIHTGTIDLILQPEDMGKELQEMLNYAGKIVLKKATSTTTNIYRNILSKLREIKGVDFNHYKPSTIERRIERRMVALKIIKISDYYAYIVQNIDEVDLLFKDILIGVTTFFRDGDSFHILKNHIAEYLKNKEDKRIRIWAPGCSTGEEAYSIAMILSEILGADIGMYKIQIFATDVNEDSLYFARKGVYPESALLELDKKIQSRYFNVKDEHYEVIKSIRSMVIFSRHNILKDPAFLRLDLVVCRNLLIYFSQELQKKLFPEFHYALNDGALLFLGKSESVGHFQSYFKTIDKKWKIYKTNYIGAKEPLTTVNTYEKNDLINSAKIISETKKPTIYDVVLEYVNDFIIPMCIVVNENMDIVYVKGHNPYLIRPDGEQTQNIFKNINNVLSIELRAAIHESSKINAIFKSNFQKVTLLDEVERYVRLAVVPISKQKMNGLYLICFQEEDNENFKYFIGNDSNNESLQNIKLEDELKKAKEYLQTVIEELETSNEEMQSLNEELQSSNEELQSSNEELETTNEELQSTNEELQTAYTELRSIYDEREQSSKEMLEINKKYENINKKLDAALECSGLGICEHHIPVRDSDTWDERWAGIFGYRLGELPSDKSHMPEWIKNRIHKDDINDFYKKYDDFVLGKIKSYRVKFRIEHKSEGYKWVEHFAVAYARNDEGRVIHSIGTLKDITKDMINEQALIESERRLLIATQSANIGLWEMKSSSGTVYWDEKSYEIFGIDKNVEVTFEVWNKLVHPDDLDMIKREFDLAISKKRPYSYVFRVIKANNEMVYIQGTGSPMYDSVGNFDVIVGTNIEVTQYILDNSSI, from the coding sequence ATGGGACTAAATGAAATGAAAAAAAATGACATAACAATTATAGGAATTGGTGCAAGTGCTGGAGGTTTAGAAGCCCTTCAGATATTTATATCTAATTTACCATCTAAAAGCAATATGGCTTACATTATTGCTCAGCATCTATCTCCTACTTACAAAAGTTTAATGGTTGAACTTCTTGCTAAAGGAACTAATCTTAGTGTTCTTGAAGCAAGCAATGGTTTGCTTGTAAAGCCAAATACAATATATGTCTGTCCACCAGATGAAAATATTTTTCTTGATGGAAATACTATTTTACTAGCTAAACCAAAAATAAATTGGCATGGTCCAAAACCATCTGTTGATCTTTTTTTTGAATCTTTAGCAGAATCAAAACAAGATAAAAGTATAGGTATTATTTTATCTGGTACAGGTAGTGATGGAAGCCGCGGTGTTCGTGCTATAAAAGCAGCGGCTGGTTTTACAATAGTTCAAGAACCTAAATCAGCAAAATATGATGGTATGCCTAATTCAGCAATTCATACTGGAACTATTGATCTTATTTTACAACCTGAAGATATGGGTAAAGAACTACAAGAGATGTTAAATTATGCTGGAAAAATTGTTCTAAAAAAAGCAACATCAACTACAACAAATATATATAGAAATATTTTATCAAAACTTAGAGAGATAAAGGGTGTAGATTTTAATCATTATAAACCTAGTACAATTGAGCGAAGAATAGAGCGAAGAATGGTAGCTCTTAAAATTATAAAAATCAGTGATTATTATGCTTATATAGTACAAAATATTGATGAAGTAGATCTACTTTTTAAAGATATACTTATAGGAGTTACTACTTTTTTTAGAGATGGAGACTCTTTTCATATACTCAAAAATCACATAGCAGAATATTTAAAAAATAAAGAAGATAAAAGAATCAGAATTTGGGCACCAGGATGCTCAACCGGTGAAGAAGCTTATAGTATAGCGATGATTTTGAGTGAGATATTGGGTGCAGATATTGGAATGTATAAAATACAAATTTTTGCAACTGATGTAAATGAAGATTCTCTTTACTTCGCTAGAAAGGGTGTCTATCCTGAGAGTGCCCTACTTGAACTAGATAAAAAAATCCAAAGCAGATACTTTAATGTTAAAGATGAACATTATGAGGTGATAAAGTCTATCCGTTCTATGGTTATTTTTTCTCGACATAATATTCTTAAAGACCCAGCATTTTTGAGACTTGACCTTGTTGTTTGTAGAAATTTGCTTATATATTTCTCTCAAGAATTACAAAAAAAACTTTTTCCAGAATTTCATTATGCACTCAATGATGGTGCTCTTTTGTTTTTAGGAAAAAGTGAATCAGTTGGGCATTTTCAGAGTTATTTTAAAACTATTGATAAAAAATGGAAAATATATAAAACAAACTATATTGGTGCAAAAGAACCTTTAACAACAGTAAATACATATGAAAAAAATGATTTAATAAATAGTGCAAAAATTATAAGTGAGACGAAAAAACCTACCATTTATGATGTCGTACTTGAGTATGTAAATGATTTTATAATTCCAATGTGTATAGTTGTGAATGAAAATATGGATATTGTTTATGTTAAAGGACATAATCCTTATCTTATTCGCCCAGATGGAGAGCAAACTCAAAATATTTTTAAAAATATAAATAATGTATTGAGCATAGAGTTGCGTGCTGCGATTCATGAAAGTTCTAAAATAAATGCTATTTTTAAATCAAATTTTCAAAAAGTAACTCTTCTTGATGAAGTAGAGAGATATGTTCGCTTAGCTGTAGTTCCCATAAGTAAGCAAAAAATGAATGGACTCTATTTAATTTGTTTTCAAGAAGAAGATAATGAAAATTTTAAATATTTTATTGGAAACGACAGCAATAATGAAAGTTTGCAAAATATAAAACTTGAAGATGAACTTAAAAAAGCCAAAGAGTATCTTCAAACCGTCATAGAAGAATTAGAAACAAGCAATGAAGAGATGCAGAGTTTAAATGAAGAGCTTCAAAGTTCAAATGAAGAGCTTCAAAGTTCAAATGAAGAGTTAGAAACTACAAATGAAGAGTTACAATCAACAAATGAAGAGTTGCAAACAGCTTATACTGAACTTCGCTCCATTTATGATGAAAGAGAGCAATCAAGTAAAGAGATGCTAGAGATTAATAAAAAATATGAAAATATTAATAAAAAACTTGATGCTGCATTGGAGTGTTCTGGACTTGGTATTTGTGAGCATCATATACCTGTAAGAGATAGTGATACTTGGGATGAAAGATGGGCTGGTATTTTTGGTTACAGACTTGGAGAGTTGCCTTCAGATAAATCTCATATGCCAGAGTGGATAAAAAATCGAATACATAAAGACGATATAAATGATTTTTATAAAAAGTATGATGATTTTGTACTTGGGAAAATTAAGTCATATCGAGTTAAATTTAGAATAGAGCATAAATCAGAGGGCTATAAATGGGTGGAGCATTTTGCAGTAGCTTATGCACGTAATGATGAAGGTAGAGTTATTCATAGTATAGGAACTCTTAAAGATATAACAAAAGATATGATTAATGAGCAAGCTTTAATAGAGAGTGAAAGAAGATTGCTAATAGCTACTCAATCAGCAAATATTGGTTTATGGGAAATGAAATCATCTTCAGGAACTGTTTATTGGGATGAAAAATCTTATGAAATTTTTGGAATTGATAAAAATGTAGAAGTAACTTTTGAAGTATGGAATAAGTTAGTGCATCCAGACGATTTAGATATGATAAAAAGAGAATTTGACTTAGCTATATCAAAAAAGAGACCATACAGTTATGTTTTTAGAGTTATAAAGGCTAATAACGAAATGGTGTATATTCAAGGAACAGGATCTCCAATGTATGATAGTGTAGGTAATTTTGATGTTATTGTAGGAACCAACATAGAAGTTACACAGTATATATTAGATAACAGTTCAATATAA
- a CDS encoding sodium ion-translocating decarboxylase subunit beta, giving the protein MRFVLIKIFTLLLLSFGALHANAPAHTDGAVESTHKEETYHTKPLSEMISGFLSSTGVNALINPDPNEKNAHGEDMSDFHKSWGRVIMILITFLLFYLAIKKGFEPLLLLPIAFGGLLANIPVAGIAGEHGFLGVIYNMGLSNEMFPIIIFMGVGAMTDFGPLLSNPKTALLGGAAQFGIFGTLVGAVALSQMGFVDFTLQQASAISIIGGADGPTSIFIATKLAPELLGAIAVASYSYMAMVPIIQPPIMKALTTDAERKIKMTTLRHVSRLEKLVFPIMVLVLAILVLPESTPLIGAFMFGNFLKESGVVERLNDTLQNALINIVTIFLGLGVGSKLAADQFLVPDTMFIMVLGVVAFSVGTASGIIMAKIMNMFPGHKINPLIGSAGVSAVPMAARVSNKVGMEYDRSNMLLMHAMGPNVAGVIGSAVAAGVLISLFQ; this is encoded by the coding sequence ATGAGATTTGTTCTTATAAAAATATTTACACTATTGCTTCTTAGTTTTGGTGCTCTTCATGCAAATGCTCCCGCCCATACTGATGGAGCGGTGGAGTCAACGCACAAAGAAGAGACTTATCATACTAAGCCACTCTCAGAAATGATTTCAGGGTTTTTATCTTCTACGGGTGTAAATGCTCTTATAAATCCAGACCCAAATGAAAAAAATGCTCATGGTGAAGATATGAGTGATTTTCACAAATCTTGGGGTCGTGTGATTATGATTTTAATCACATTTTTGCTATTTTATTTGGCTATTAAAAAAGGTTTTGAACCTTTGCTCCTTTTACCTATAGCTTTTGGTGGACTATTGGCAAATATTCCTGTTGCTGGTATAGCTGGAGAACACGGTTTCTTGGGTGTTATTTATAATATGGGTTTATCAAATGAGATGTTTCCTATTATTATATTTATGGGTGTTGGTGCAATGACTGACTTTGGACCACTTTTATCAAATCCTAAAACAGCGCTTCTTGGTGGAGCTGCACAGTTTGGTATATTTGGAACGCTTGTTGGAGCAGTTGCACTATCACAAATGGGCTTTGTTGATTTTACTCTTCAACAAGCATCTGCTATTTCTATTATTGGTGGAGCAGATGGTCCTACATCTATCTTTATAGCTACAAAATTAGCACCTGAGCTTCTCGGAGCAATTGCGGTTGCATCTTATAGTTATATGGCCATGGTTCCTATTATACAACCTCCAATTATGAAAGCTTTAACTACAGATGCTGAACGTAAAATAAAAATGACTACACTTCGTCATGTTTCTCGTTTAGAAAAGTTAGTTTTTCCTATTATGGTTTTAGTTCTTGCTATCTTAGTTTTACCAGAATCTACACCACTAATCGGTGCGTTTATGTTTGGTAATTTCTTAAAAGAATCAGGTGTTGTTGAGAGATTAAATGATACTCTTCAAAATGCACTTATCAATATTGTAACTATTTTCTTAGGTCTTGGGGTTGGTTCAAAACTAGCAGCTGATCAGTTTTTAGTTCCAGATACTATGTTTATCATGGTATTGGGTGTTGTTGCATTCTCAGTTGGAACTGCATCTGGTATTATTATGGCTAAAATTATGAATATGTTCCCTGGACACAAGATTAATCCATTAATTGGTTCAGCTGGTGTTTCTGCTGTTCCTATGGCTGCTCGTGTATCAAATAAAGTAGGTATGGAGTATGACCGCTCAAACATGCTTTTAATGCATGCTATGGGTCCAAATGTTGCAGGTGTTATTGGTTCAGCGGTTGCGGCTGGTGTACTTATTTCACTTTTTCAATAG
- a CDS encoding biotin/lipoyl-containing protein has translation MSKKYIDVMDTTFRDGFQSVFGGRVLMDDFFPAVEAAKRAGINHFEFGGGARFQSLYFYLREDAFEMMDKFRKIVGPDANLQTLARGVNTVMLDTGSKELIDLHAKMFKKHGTTTIRNFDALNDVENLKYSGERISHHGLKHEVVVTMMDLPPGCHGAHTTEFYEKTLREILDSGIPYDSICFKDASGTSNPQKVFDTIKMARKLIPEGTHLRLHTHETAGVSVSAYMAALEAGVDGIDMAAAPVSGGTSQPDILTMLHATKGMDYDLGGLEIGKVLTYEKELQNCLADYFMPPEATMVSPIIPFSPMPGGALTANTQMMRDNDILDKFPEVIAAMTEVVEKGGYGTSVTPVSQFYFQQALNNVMQGPWKAIAPGYGKMVLGYFGKTPVAPDPEVIRIASEKLGLEPTTQKALDLANADESKSLDTWIKVLKEEDIEITEENIFIAAACQDKGIAFLKGKGELNVRKISQMKSENQGCTNMGSGNYTVVVDGQKFSVQVAEGDANIEVTAVDGESVAPSASKEAPVKASGDEVSIKALLPGNVWKIVANPGQSVNEGDVIMILESMKMEIDVVSPRGGVVKSINVATNDKVVEGQVVAVLG, from the coding sequence ATGAGCAAAAAATATATAGATGTAATGGATACAACGTTCAGAGATGGTTTCCAGTCAGTATTTGGTGGTCGTGTGCTTATGGATGATTTTTTTCCAGCAGTAGAGGCAGCTAAAAGAGCAGGAATTAATCACTTTGAATTTGGTGGTGGAGCAAGATTTCAATCTTTATACTTCTACTTAAGAGAAGATGCATTTGAAATGATGGATAAATTTCGTAAAATTGTTGGTCCAGATGCAAACCTTCAAACTTTAGCTCGTGGTGTAAATACTGTAATGCTAGATACTGGTTCTAAAGAGCTTATAGATTTGCATGCTAAAATGTTTAAAAAACATGGAACAACAACTATTAGAAATTTCGATGCTCTAAATGATGTTGAAAATCTTAAATATTCTGGTGAAAGAATTTCTCATCATGGATTAAAACATGAAGTTGTTGTAACAATGATGGATCTTCCTCCTGGATGCCATGGTGCACACACTACAGAGTTTTATGAAAAAACACTTCGTGAAATATTAGATAGTGGTATTCCTTATGATAGTATCTGTTTTAAAGATGCATCTGGGACTTCAAACCCTCAAAAAGTTTTTGATACTATTAAAATGGCTCGTAAGTTAATTCCAGAGGGTACTCACTTAAGACTTCATACTCATGAAACTGCGGGAGTATCTGTTTCTGCTTATATGGCAGCTTTAGAAGCTGGTGTTGATGGTATAGACATGGCAGCAGCTCCTGTATCTGGTGGAACAAGTCAACCAGATATTTTAACTATGCTTCATGCTACAAAAGGTATGGATTATGATCTTGGTGGTTTAGAAATTGGTAAAGTTTTAACATATGAAAAAGAATTACAAAATTGTCTAGCTGATTATTTTATGCCTCCTGAAGCTACTATGGTTTCTCCAATTATTCCATTTTCACCAATGCCAGGTGGTGCTTTGACTGCAAATACTCAAATGATGCGTGATAATGATATTTTAGATAAGTTTCCAGAAGTTATTGCTGCAATGACAGAAGTAGTTGAAAAAGGTGGTTATGGTACATCTGTAACTCCAGTTTCTCAATTTTACTTTCAACAAGCACTAAATAATGTTATGCAAGGTCCTTGGAAAGCTATAGCTCCGGGATATGGAAAAATGGTTCTTGGTTATTTTGGTAAAACTCCAGTAGCTCCAGATCCTGAAGTTATTAGAATAGCATCTGAGAAGTTAGGTTTAGAGCCAACAACGCAAAAAGCTCTTGATTTGGCGAATGCTGATGAGAGTAAATCTTTAGATACTTGGATAAAAGTTCTTAAAGAAGAAGATATAGAAATAACAGAAGAGAATATATTTATTGCAGCTGCTTGTCAAGATAAGGGTATAGCGTTCTTAAAAGGCAAGGGTGAGTTAAATGTCAGAAAAATATCTCAAATGAAATCAGAAAATCAAGGATGTACAAATATGGGTAGTGGAAATTATACAGTAGTAGTAGATGGTCAAAAGTTTAGTGTTCAAGTTGCAGAAGGTGATGCAAATATTGAAGTTACAGCAGTGGATGGAGAGAGTGTAGCTCCTTCAGCATCAAAAGAAGCTCCAGTTAAAGCTTCTGGTGATGAAGTTTCAATTAAAGCACTTTTACCAGGTAATGTATGGAAAATAGTTGCAAATCCAGGTCAAAGTGTGAATGAGGGCGATGTTATTATGATTCTTGAGTCTATGAAAATGGAAATTGATGTTGTTTCTCCTCGTGGTGGTGTTGTAAAATCTATCAATGTTGCAACAAACGACAAGGTAGTAGAAGGTCAAGTCGTAGCAGTATTAGGATAA
- a CDS encoding OadG family protein has product MDTNLVVEGFKFMALGMGTVFLFLITLIVLMNLMSSFLHRYFPEPQASLEPEAQMKKDNKKIIAAISAAISHHRQG; this is encoded by the coding sequence ATGGATACTAACCTCGTAGTAGAGGGCTTTAAGTTTATGGCTCTAGGAATGGGAACAGTTTTTCTTTTTTTAATCACATTGATAGTTTTAATGAATCTTATGTCAAGTTTTTTACATAGGTATTTCCCTGAACCGCAGGCAAGTTTAGAACCAGAAGCACAAATGAAAAAAGACAATAAAAAGATAATAGCCGCGATAAGTGCAGCGATTTCTCATCACAGACAAGGTTAA
- a CDS encoding DUF3817 domain-containing protein — MTNKNVKKFGQINSIEGYSYLLLLFIAMPMKYAFGYPMAVKIVGMIHGVLFILFCLLLLQAWKEAKWEFKESVIFFIASLIPFGTFYTKNKIKAYE, encoded by the coding sequence ATGACAAATAAAAATGTGAAAAAATTCGGACAAATAAACTCGATAGAAGGTTATTCTTATCTTTTACTGCTATTTATTGCTATGCCAATGAAATATGCTTTTGGATATCCAATGGCAGTTAAAATAGTAGGTATGATTCATGGTGTTTTATTTATATTATTTTGTTTACTTTTGCTCCAAGCATGGAAAGAAGCAAAGTGGGAGTTTAAAGAAAGCGTTATTTTCTTTATAGCTTCACTAATTCCATTTGGAACTTTTTATACGAAAAACAAAATAAAAGCTTATGAATAA